The Setaria italica strain Yugu1 chromosome IX, Setaria_italica_v2.0, whole genome shotgun sequence genome has a window encoding:
- the LOC101769754 gene encoding calmodulin-alpha-like isoform X2: MAERLTQEEIDEFKEVFNIYDKDRNGFITSKELGTVMKSLGKNFTEPELQAMIKDVDADGNGSIDFHEFLNLMAHKLKDTDSEEKLREAFDVIDKDGDGYISATELRQVMTNLGEKVTDQEVEEMIREADTDGDGRVSFEEFKRRMLDN; this comes from the exons ATGGCGGAGCGCCTCACCCAGGAGGAGATCGACGAGTTCAAGGAGGTGTTCAACATCTACGACAAGGACCGGAACG GCTTTATCACTAGCAAAGAACTGGGAACTGTGATGAAGTCCTTGGGTAAAAATTTCACCGAGCCTGAACTGCAGGCTATGATCAAGGATGTTGATGCTGATGGAAACGGATCCATTGACTTTCATGAATTCTTGAACCTTATGGCACACAAACTGAAG GACACTGATTCAGAGGAAAAACTGAGAGAAGCATTCGATGTGATTGACAAGGATGGGGATGGCTATATCTCTGCAACTGAG CTTCGTCAGGTGATGACCAACTTAGGAGAGAAAGTGACTGACCAGGAAGTGGAGGAGATGATCCGGGAGGCGGACACGGATGGAGACGGACGTGTGAGCTTTGAGGAGTTCAAGCGAAGGATGCTGGACAATTGA
- the LOC101769754 gene encoding calmodulin-alpha-like isoform X1 — MAERLTQEEIDEFKEVFNIYDKDRNGTCVCRVRSVFPKTLVGFRRFITSKELGTVMKSLGKNFTEPELQAMIKDVDADGNGSIDFHEFLNLMAHKLKDTDSEEKLREAFDVIDKDGDGYISATELRQVMTNLGEKVTDQEVEEMIREADTDGDGRVSFEEFKRRMLDN; from the exons ATGGCGGAGCGCCTCACCCAGGAGGAGATCGACGAGTTCAAGGAGGTGTTCAACATCTACGACAAGGACCGGAACGGTACGTGCGTGTGTAGGGTTCGCAGTGTTTTTCCTAAAACCCTTGTGGGGTTCAGGC GCTTTATCACTAGCAAAGAACTGGGAACTGTGATGAAGTCCTTGGGTAAAAATTTCACCGAGCCTGAACTGCAGGCTATGATCAAGGATGTTGATGCTGATGGAAACGGATCCATTGACTTTCATGAATTCTTGAACCTTATGGCACACAAACTGAAG GACACTGATTCAGAGGAAAAACTGAGAGAAGCATTCGATGTGATTGACAAGGATGGGGATGGCTATATCTCTGCAACTGAG CTTCGTCAGGTGATGACCAACTTAGGAGAGAAAGTGACTGACCAGGAAGTGGAGGAGATGATCCGGGAGGCGGACACGGATGGAGACGGACGTGTGAGCTTTGAGGAGTTCAAGCGAAGGATGCTGGACAATTGA